DNA from Candidatus Zixiibacteriota bacterium:
ATCATATTTTCGCCTATACTTGATAAATCCTGTCACCACTTGAGGAGGAGTATATGCGAGGTAAAGTTATCAGCACAGATTCCGCTCCCGGAGCTGTCGGGCTGTACAGCCAGGCGGTCAGGGTCAACGGCATGGTTTTCTGCTCGGGACAGATTCCGATAGATCCCACAAGCGGTCAACTTGTCGATGGCGATGCTGAAAAACAGGCCACACAAATCATTGAAAACCTGAAGGCGGTCCTCGAGTCGGCCGGCCTTGGATTGGAACACGTTGTCAAGACAACTGTTTATATGGTCAGTTTAGACGATTACGCGGCGGTAAATGAAGTCTATAAGAAGTACTTTCCGAAAGATCCGCCGGCCCGAGCGGCAGTGGCTGTCAGGGAGCTTCCCAAAAGAGCGCGTCTCGAGATCGAAGCTATCGCGGCAGAATAAGACAATATATATGATACAGACATCAATGAAAGGCAGAAGACATGCTGGAAGCTGAAATAAGCTGGGCAAAAAACCGCAGGTTCATCGCGGTCGGGAAATCATCCGGCCACGCGATCATGCTGGACACACCCGAGAAATCCGGCGGGGAAAATCTCGGGATCAAGCCGACCGAGGCATTTCTGATCGGGATTGCCGGTTGCACCGCGGTGGATATGGTCAATATACTGAGTAAGATGAGGATCGAGCTGACCCTCTGCGAGGTCAAAATTGAAGCCACGCAAAAAGAGGACTACCCGAAATATTTCGATCACGGCAAAATCATCTACACCCTCTCGGGGAAAGACCTGGATGAAAAAAAAGCGCGCAAGGCAGTGGATCTCTCGATGGATAAATACTGTGCCGTATCACAATCGGTTAAGGGCAGAATGGAAATTTCGACCGAAATAAGAATCGTTTAAAAAAACGAAACCTTCAGGCTTTTTTTCAAGTAAAATGAAAATAGAAAATCAAGAAAAAAGGAGAAAAGCTATGAAGGTTCTTAATCGAAGCACTTTTATTGTCTCATTGATCGGCCTGCTCGTGTTGTTTGCCGCGGTCAACCTCTATGCTGCCACGATCGGTACCGAAAAGGCCTCATCCAGAAAAGCCTGGATCGGTATCTATATGCAGGATTTAAATGACGATATCGCCAAAGCATTCGGCCTTGAGTTCGATGAGGGGGTTCTGATCAACGGTGTTGTCGATGATTCACCGGCGGAAAAATACGGTCTCGAGGAAGGCGACGTAATCGTCAGTTTCGACGACCGTGTGGTCGATGATTCCGGAGATTTGACCAGGGCTCTCAAGCAAAAACAGCCTGGTGATGAGATCAAGATCAAGATCCTGCGCGACAACAATGAAAAAGATGTCGCTCTGACTTTGGGTGAAACAGTCGAGCTCAAGGACAAAACTTTCACCCTCAAGAAATCTCCCAAGGTGTTTTACAACTGGAAGAGCAAGATGCCCTCATCGACAACCTTCCTGGGAGTAGGCCTGCAGTCGTTAAATAAACAGTTAGCTGAATATTTCGATGTCAAGGAAGGTGTTTTGATCTCCGAAGTGATGGAAGAGTCTCCTGCCGAGAAAGCCGGTCTCAAAGCCGGAGATGTTATCCTCGAAATTGATGACAAAGAAGTCAGTTCACCGGGCGATGTCACCAAAATAGTGAAAAAACATGAAAAAGGTGACAAGCTGAACATCGAAGTCTCCCGCAGGGGCCAGAATATGGCTCTGGCTATCGAACTCGAGGAACGGGAACTCGATGAGGAATGGTTCGGGTGGCATTCCGGGATGAACCAGTACCAGGTCGCCCCCAACATTCCGGATGTCAAATTACTGCTTAAAGATCTCGACCTGGAAGCCCTCAACGACCTCGATCTGGATGAACTCAATGAGGAACTGGAAGAAGATATGGAGGAATTGCGCGAAGAACTCGAACAACTGCGCGAGGAACTCAATGATTTGAAAAAAGAAATACGCTGATTACTCAATAGACTCCTGTGTAAGAAGTGGCCTCCCCGAAATATCGGGGAGGTTTTTTTTGCACTCGACCGGGCTTAAAAAATCTTGTGTAATAAATCGAAGTGATTATCATCATGTAATATGAGACTGTCCAGATTCGCTCGTTACATACAGGTATGGGGACATCGCTTCTTTCGGCGATTTCACCTCTCCGAAACCCAGATACTGATCATCCTTTCGTTCGTGGTAGGAATCTCGACCGGCTTGGGCGCGGTCCTGTTTATCTGGCTGATCGAGAGCGCCAAGGATCTCTTCTTCGGTTATTCTTTATCCTACCTGAATCAGTTCATAGTGAGCTGGAAGATCTGGGTGCCTCTGATACCGCTTCTGGGAGGTCTTTTGGCGGGGCCGATTTTGTACCGCTGGGCGGTCGAGACCCGGGGGAGCGGAGTACCCGAGGTAATGGAGGCGACGGCTTTACGGGGGGGATTGATCAGGCCCCGTGTGGCTTTAGCCAAGTCAATTGCCCTGGCTCTCTGTATCGGTTCGGGGGGGTCGGCCGGGCGCGAAGGTCCGATCGTGCAGGTCGGTTCCTCGATCGGATCGACTATCGGGCAGGTCTTTAAGATGTCCGGTCAGCGTATCCGTGTTCTGGTCGGATGCGGTGCGGCGGCGGGTATATCGGCGGTGTTTAACGCCCCGATCGCGGGGGTGCTGTTTGCGCTGGAAGTGATCCTGGGAGATTTCGGAATCCGCACTTTCTCCCCGGTGATATTGTCTTCGGTGATCGCATCGGTTATCTCGCGCTCGCTTCTGGGCGACCACCCGGCTTTCGATATTCCCGGGACCTACAAGCTGATCTCCGCGTACGAAATCGGGCTTTACATTCTCCTGGGTATATTGACCGCTGTGATCAGCATACTGTTTACACGCGTTTTATATTTCTCGGTCGACCAATTCATGAAGCTTAAAATCCATGATTATCTCAAGCCGGCTTTGGGAATGTTCATGCTGGGAATCGTCGGCCTGTTTCTGCCCCAGATATTTTCCGATGGTTACGACACTATCTCACTTGCGCTGGTAGGTGAACTGCCGCTCATTCTGATGCTGGTTTTGGTGTTCGCCAAAATACTGGCCACTTCACTGACTCTCGGATCGGGCAACGCCGGGGGGATATTCGCGCCATCACTGTTTATGGGTGCGGTAGCGGGAGGCTTTTTTGGCAAGCTCGCCCACGGTATGTTCCCTGAGGTCACTGCTTTGCCCGGAGCGTATGCTGTAGTCGGTATGGCAGGTGTCGTGGCAGGCACCACTCATGCCCCGATTACCGCGATATTGATTATTTTCGAAATGACCGGCAATTACAATATGATCCTGCCCTTGATGGTCACCTGTGTTTTCGCGACATTGGTTTCGCGCCGAACCCTGGTCGATTCAATCTACACAATGAAGCTCAGCCGCAAAGGGATCAAACTCCAGAGCGGACGCGACATCCTGGTACTATCGTCTATCAAGGTCAAGGAAGTCATGCACACAGATTTCACTGTGATCCCGCACAATATGCCCCTCTACCAGATCCTCCAGGTAGTCGAGGAATCCCGCGACGACTGCTGGCCGGTGGTCGATGCCAAAGGTGACCTGATTGGCACTTTCACGCTTCACGACCTGCGTACAGTGTCGGCTCATCCGGAGATGAACACATTGGTAATAGCGGCCGATATCAGCCATTCCCATCCG
Protein-coding regions in this window:
- a CDS encoding reactive intermediate/imine deaminase (has endoribonuclease activity on mRNA) — translated: MRGKVISTDSAPGAVGLYSQAVRVNGMVFCSGQIPIDPTSGQLVDGDAEKQATQIIENLKAVLESAGLGLEHVVKTTVYMVSLDDYAAVNEVYKKYFPKDPPARAAVAVRELPKRARLEIEAIAAE
- a CDS encoding OsmC family peroxiredoxin, with product MLEAEISWAKNRRFIAVGKSSGHAIMLDTPEKSGGENLGIKPTEAFLIGIAGCTAVDMVNILSKMRIELTLCEVKIEATQKEDYPKYFDHGKIIYTLSGKDLDEKKARKAVDLSMDKYCAVSQSVKGRMEISTEIRIV
- a CDS encoding PDZ domain-containing protein, with translation MKIENQEKRRKAMKVLNRSTFIVSLIGLLVLFAAVNLYAATIGTEKASSRKAWIGIYMQDLNDDIAKAFGLEFDEGVLINGVVDDSPAEKYGLEEGDVIVSFDDRVVDDSGDLTRALKQKQPGDEIKIKILRDNNEKDVALTLGETVELKDKTFTLKKSPKVFYNWKSKMPSSTTFLGVGLQSLNKQLAEYFDVKEGVLISEVMEESPAEKAGLKAGDVILEIDDKEVSSPGDVTKIVKKHEKGDKLNIEVSRRGQNMALAIELEERELDEEWFGWHSGMNQYQVAPNIPDVKLLLKDLDLEALNDLDLDELNEELEEDMEELREELEQLREELNDLKKEIR
- a CDS encoding CBS domain-containing protein — translated: MRLSRFARYIQVWGHRFFRRFHLSETQILIILSFVVGISTGLGAVLFIWLIESAKDLFFGYSLSYLNQFIVSWKIWVPLIPLLGGLLAGPILYRWAVETRGSGVPEVMEATALRGGLIRPRVALAKSIALALCIGSGGSAGREGPIVQVGSSIGSTIGQVFKMSGQRIRVLVGCGAAAGISAVFNAPIAGVLFALEVILGDFGIRTFSPVILSSVIASVISRSLLGDHPAFDIPGTYKLISAYEIGLYILLGILTAVISILFTRVLYFSVDQFMKLKIHDYLKPALGMFMLGIVGLFLPQIFSDGYDTISLALVGELPLILMLVLVFAKILATSLTLGSGNAGGIFAPSLFMGAVAGGFFGKLAHGMFPEVTALPGAYAVVGMAGVVAGTTHAPITAILIIFEMTGNYNMILPLMVTCVFATLVSRRTLVDSIYTMKLSRKGIKLQSGRDILVLSSIKVKEVMHTDFTVIPHNMPLYQILQVVEESRDDCWPVVDAKGDLIGTFTLHDLRTVSAHPEMNTLVIAADISHSHPVDVSPEDTLEEALKKIAPRDIEVVPVVDHQHDDKLLGLLEKGDIYTAYNKKVIGKLRSSDYAE